From a region of the Lactuca sativa cultivar Salinas chromosome 4, Lsat_Salinas_v11, whole genome shotgun sequence genome:
- the LOC111908617 gene encoding uncharacterized protein LOC111908617 — protein sequence MRKKLFLRIVGDLEGRFPYFQWKMDARRVKGFSPVQKCTAAIRQLAYDMGADKWDEYFRMSERPVQECVYKFCKAICLLVQTMTSMCYTSRRYSTISTFGKSHDVPFQENGVAYKRGYYLTDGIYPPLSVFVKLFTCPNDRKRKKFKEAQESAMKDVERTFGVLKRRWQILTVGARSYEVKWLQHVMYACIILHNMILENVGRAICRYNENEVLPNVEGVAVGTQEYRVNRREVHNHDIHHTLRADLVEHIYRAHIQPPLEFPHDDLFDESDEDSDMFVESEDSDNESDAGENDEDDQGDDEDDEGDDEQDDSE from the exons ATGAGGAAGAAGCTATTCTTACGTATTGTTGGCGATTTGGAAGGCCGTTTTCCATATTTCCAATGGAAAATGGATGCAAGGCGGGTAAAAGGTTTCTCTCCTGTTCAAAAATGCACGGCTGCAATTCGTCAGCTAGCATACGACATGGGCGCAGATAAATGGGACGAGTATTTTAGGATGTCAGAGCGTCCCGTGCAGGAATGTGTGTACAAGTTCTGCAAAGCGATCTGTTTG CTGGTGCAAACAATGACATCAATGTGCTATACCAGTCGCCGGTATTCAACGATATCTACATTTGGAAAGTCGCACGATGTACCTTTTCAAGAAAATGGGGTAGCATATAAGCGTGGATACTATCTTACTGACGGTATATATCCTCCTTTGTCTGTTTTTGTGAAATTGTTTACATGTCCTAATGACCGAAAAAGGAAAAAGTTTAAAGAGGCGCAAGAGTCAGCTATGAAGGATGTGGAGCGAACATTTGGTGTACTTAAGAGGCGTTGGCAAATACTAACAGTCGGGGCAAGGTCATATGAGGTGAAATGGTTACAACAtgtaatgtatgcatgtatcatattgcataatatgattcttgaaaacgTAGGAAGAGCGATATGTCGGTACAATGAAAATGAAGTTTTGCCAAATGTCGAAGGAGTAGCCGTTGGTACACAAGAGTATAGGGTGAATAGAAGAGAAGTACACAATCACGACATTCATCACACCCTTCGTGCTGATTTGGTGGAGCACATTTATAGGGCTCATATTCAGCCCCCGTTAGAGTTTCCtcacgatgatttgtttgacgaatCAGACGAGGATTCTGATATGTTTGTTGAGAGTGAAGATTCCGACAATGAGAGTGACGCTGGGGAGAACGATGAAGACGATCAAGGCGATGACGAGGACGATGAGGGCGATGATGAACAAGATGATTCCGAGTGA
- the LOC128133637 gene encoding uncharacterized protein LOC128133637 gives MSSPSSSDSTTVEEAKFIGSVMAKTVAYYQNRLRKTSCAQSKLRKSGLRRNHEAGHDRLIEDYFADDAIYAIKFRRRFRMRKKLFLRIVGDLEGRFPYFQWKMDARRVKGFSPVQKCTDAIRQLAYGMGADKWDEYFRMSERPVQECVYKFCKAICLVYGQQYFHKPTINDIHQLCMVHEGKHGFLGMLGSINCMHWSWSLWQKRLHTIKTDYAKHHVHNLS, from the coding sequence ATGTCATCACCTTCATCATCCGATTCGACGACTGTAGAGGAGGCTAAGTTTATTGGTTCCGTCATGGCGAAAACGGTTGCATACTATCAAAACCGACTACGCAAAACATCATGTGCACAATCTAAGCTAAGAAAGTCGGGGTTGCGTAGAAATCACGAAGCCGGACACGATCGCcttatagaagattattttgcAGATGACGCCATCTACGCTATAAAGTTTCGACGTCGGTTCCGGATGAGGAAGAAGCTATTCTTACGTATTGTTGGCGATTTGGAAGGCCGTTTTCCATATTTCCAATGGAAAATGGATGCAAGGCGGGTAAAAGGTTTCTCTCCTGTTCAAAAATGCACGGATGCAATTCGTCAGCTAGCATACGGCATGGGCGCAGATAAATGGGACGAGTATTTTAGAATGTCAGAGCGTCCCGTGCAGGAATGTGTGTACAAGTTCTGCAAAGCGATCTGTTTGGTTTATGGGCAACAATATTTTCACAAACCAACTATCAACGATATCCACCAATTGTGCATGGTGCATGAAGGCAAACATGGATTCCTTGGAATGCTAGGTAGTATCAATTGCATGCATTGGAGTTGGTCATTATGGCAAAAACGGTTGCATACTATCAAAACCGACTACGCAAAACATCACGTGCACAATCTAAGCTAA